From Danio rerio strain Tuebingen ecotype United States chromosome 7, GRCz12tu, whole genome shotgun sequence, the proteins below share one genomic window:
- the skor1a gene encoding SKI family transcriptional corepressor 1a isoform X4, translated as MESIPSQLSTGRDTCSSPSSKQELQPYSGSSSMKPNQVSETALYGVPIVSLVIDGQERLCLAQISNTLLKNYSYNEIHNRRVALGITCVQCTPVQLEILRRAGAMPISSRRCGMITKREAERLCKSFLGAHNPPKLPENFAFDVSHECAWGCRGNFIPARYNSSRAKCIKCTYCNMYFSPNKFIFHSHRTPESKYTQPDAANFNSWRRHLKLTDKSLADDLCHAWEDVKAMFNGGSRKRAMPGSGSEMSSHLKPQSSGNITQTTSSDIPHKTLRCDDDRGNLSLSNSVRNYPVIPVPSKSFGMLQKIPPPIFPHPYSFPAFGLCQKKDDGVGEQNKTNVPSVFWPGAKDGIYPSFPMFWPTAGSLPLSSYQPKPHADLLGGRQTEAEMSESERGGNTPRDSLFDSERCSSSQSLRNDEDKSGDEARSSEGQPSTPRKLSYISAFRPVVKDAESIAKLYGNRDAYSGAHPGHLSPDFVSETSSYRSASPCADSGEEPDVDVETHRIPDDEESIQLSVDDRQSPVREDTPTPQPDDGHQTVTFSDSGSPDHKQNKQVAKKSDAIAYDVYSHEKDGASLQNTLSCSASKLSRCAQDTNDSHISNSTDDECESQKSCSDQIRVSRENSIDAALRSTDNRFNFEKDIENMAKEELQKQLLEQVELRKKLEREFQSLKGSNEEGTVLSRGDGPAAADCARSSRRSSPFLLQNAHSTPLHRDLHL; from the exons ATGGAGTCGATACCCAGTCAGCTTTCTACGGGACGAGATACTTGCTCTTCTCCCAGCTCGAAGCAAGAACTCCAGCCTTATTCTGGCAGCAGCTCGATGAAGCCAAATCAAGTGAGTGAGACTGCGCTGTACGGAGTGCCCATCGTCTCTTTGGTAATCGACGGCCAGGAGAGACTGTGTTTGGCGCAGATTTCCAACACTTTACTGAAGAACTACAGTTACAACGAAATTCACAACCGACGCGTGGCGCTTGGAATTACGTGTGTGCAGTGCACGCCGGTGCAGTTGGAGATCCTGAGGCGCGCGGGGGCTATGCCCATCTCCTCGCGCCGCTGTGGCATGATCACCAAACGCGAGGCCGAGCGCCTCTGCAAATCCTTTCTCGGGGCTCACAATCCTCCCAAATTACCCGAGAATTTTGCTTTCGATGTTTCACACGAGTGCGCCTGGGGATGTCGGGGAAACTTCATACCCGCCAGGTACAATAGCTCCAGGGCGAAATGCATCAAGTGCACCTATTGCAATATGTACTTTTCACCAAACAAATTTATATTTCATTCGCACCGCACACCTGAATCGAAATACACGCAGCCGGACGCGGCTAATTTTAATTCATGGAGGCGCCATCTGAAACTCACCGACAAAAGTTTGGCTGATGATCTTTGTCACGCGTGGGAGGACGTCAAGGCCATGTTTAACGGCGGGAGCAGAAAACGCGCAATGCCGGGTAGTGGATCCGAAATGTCCTCCCATCTCAAACCGCAGTCCTCCGGCAACATCACGCAAACTACTTCCTCCGATATCCCTCACAAAACTTTGCGCTGCGACGACGACCGCGGTAACCTCAGTTTAAGCAACAGCGTGCGCAACTATCCGGTCATCCCTGTGCCTAGTAAGAGTTTCGGCATGCTCCAGAAGATCCCGCCACCCATCTTCCCGCATCCGTATAGTTTCCCAGCATTTGGACTGTGTCAAAAGAAGGACGATGGAGTTGGTGAGCAGAATAAGACCAATGTGCCCAGCGTGTTTTGGCCCGGTGCGAAGGACGGTATCTATCCTTCCTTTCCTATGTTTTGGCCCACCGCGGGCAGCCTGCCGCTCTCATCCTACCAACCAAAGCCACACGCGGACTTACTGGGTGGCCGGCAAACGGAAGCAGAGATGTCAGAGAGTGAGAGGGGAGGAAACACACCTAGAGACAGTCTGTTCGACAGCGAGCGCTGCTCCAGCTCACAGTCCCTCAGGAACGACGAGGACAAATCTGGGGACGAGGCCAGGTCAAGTGAGGGTCAACCCAGCACTCCTAGAAAGCTAAGCTATATTTCTGCGTTCAGACCAGTGGTTAAAGACGCAGAGAGTATAGCCAAGCTTTACGGGAACAGGGACGCGTACAGTGGAGCACATCCTGGTCATTTGTCGCCTGACTTTGTGAGCGAGACCTCCAGCTACAGATCGGCCTCTCCGTGCGCGGACAGCGGGGAAGAACCAGATGTGGACGTGGAGACTCACAGAATTCCCGATGATGAGGAATCTATACAACTTTCCGTAGATGATCGGCAAAGTCCAGTGAGGGAAGACACACCAACGCCTCAGCCGGACGATGGCCACCAGACGGTCACTTTCAGTGACTCGGGCTCCCCTGATCACAAGCAGAACAAGCAGGTGGCGAAGAAAAGTGATGCCATTGCTTACGAT GTGTACTCGCATGAAAAGGATGGAGCCTCTCTTCAGAACACCCTGTCCTGTTCGGCCTCCAAACTTTCTCGCTGCGCGCAAGATACAAATG ATTCACACATTTCAAACAGTACTGACGACGAATGCGAATCTCAAAAATCCTGCTCGGACCAAATTAGAGTAAGCAGAGAGAATTCAA TTGACGCAGCATTGAGAAGTACTGATAACAGATTTAATTTCGAGAAAGACATCGAGAATATGGCAAAAG AGGAGCTCCAAAAGCAGCTATTGGAGCAAGTGGAGCTGAGAAAAAAACTGGAAAGGGAATTTCAAAGTTTGAAAG GATCAAATGAAGAGGGAACTGTCTTATCGAGAGGAGATGGTCCAGCAGCTGCAGATTGTGCGAG AAGCTCACGACGCTCTTCACCATTTCTCCTGCAAAATGCTCACTCCACGCCACTGCACAGGGACCTGCACCTTTAA
- the skor1a gene encoding SKI family transcriptional corepressor 1a isoform X13, giving the protein MESIPSQLSTGRDTCSSPSSKQELQPYSGSSSMKPNQVSETALYGVPIVSLVIDGQERLCLAQISNTLLKNYSYNEIHNRRVALGITCVQCTPVQLEILRRAGAMPISSRRCGMITKREAERLCKSFLGAHNPPKLPENFAFDVSHECAWGCRGNFIPARYNSSRAKCIKCTYCNMYFSPNKFIFHSHRTPESKYTQPDAANFNSWRRHLKLTDKSLADDLCHAWEDVKAMFNGGSRKRAMPGSGSEMSSHLKPQSSGNITQTTSSDIPHKTLRCDDDRGNLSLSNSVRNYPVIPVPSKSFGMLQKIPPPIFPHPYSFPAFGLCQKKDDGVGEQNKTNVPSVFWPGAKDGIYPSFPMFWPTAGSLPLSSYQPKPHADLLGGRQTEAEMSESERGGNTPRDSLFDSERCSSSQSLRNDEDKSGDEARSSEGQPSTPRKLSYISAFRPVVKDAESIAKLYGNRDAYSGAHPGHLSPDFVSETSSYRSASPCADSGEEPDVDVETHRIPDDEESIQLSVDDRQSPVREDTPTPQPDDGHQTVTFSDSGSPDHKQNKQVAKKSDAIAYDVYSHEKDGASLQNTLSCSASKLSRCAQDTNEELQKQLLEQVELRKKLEREFQSLKGSNEEGTVLSRGDGPAAADCARHIVQRVGSGEKGSLCNSAEA; this is encoded by the exons ATGGAGTCGATACCCAGTCAGCTTTCTACGGGACGAGATACTTGCTCTTCTCCCAGCTCGAAGCAAGAACTCCAGCCTTATTCTGGCAGCAGCTCGATGAAGCCAAATCAAGTGAGTGAGACTGCGCTGTACGGAGTGCCCATCGTCTCTTTGGTAATCGACGGCCAGGAGAGACTGTGTTTGGCGCAGATTTCCAACACTTTACTGAAGAACTACAGTTACAACGAAATTCACAACCGACGCGTGGCGCTTGGAATTACGTGTGTGCAGTGCACGCCGGTGCAGTTGGAGATCCTGAGGCGCGCGGGGGCTATGCCCATCTCCTCGCGCCGCTGTGGCATGATCACCAAACGCGAGGCCGAGCGCCTCTGCAAATCCTTTCTCGGGGCTCACAATCCTCCCAAATTACCCGAGAATTTTGCTTTCGATGTTTCACACGAGTGCGCCTGGGGATGTCGGGGAAACTTCATACCCGCCAGGTACAATAGCTCCAGGGCGAAATGCATCAAGTGCACCTATTGCAATATGTACTTTTCACCAAACAAATTTATATTTCATTCGCACCGCACACCTGAATCGAAATACACGCAGCCGGACGCGGCTAATTTTAATTCATGGAGGCGCCATCTGAAACTCACCGACAAAAGTTTGGCTGATGATCTTTGTCACGCGTGGGAGGACGTCAAGGCCATGTTTAACGGCGGGAGCAGAAAACGCGCAATGCCGGGTAGTGGATCCGAAATGTCCTCCCATCTCAAACCGCAGTCCTCCGGCAACATCACGCAAACTACTTCCTCCGATATCCCTCACAAAACTTTGCGCTGCGACGACGACCGCGGTAACCTCAGTTTAAGCAACAGCGTGCGCAACTATCCGGTCATCCCTGTGCCTAGTAAGAGTTTCGGCATGCTCCAGAAGATCCCGCCACCCATCTTCCCGCATCCGTATAGTTTCCCAGCATTTGGACTGTGTCAAAAGAAGGACGATGGAGTTGGTGAGCAGAATAAGACCAATGTGCCCAGCGTGTTTTGGCCCGGTGCGAAGGACGGTATCTATCCTTCCTTTCCTATGTTTTGGCCCACCGCGGGCAGCCTGCCGCTCTCATCCTACCAACCAAAGCCACACGCGGACTTACTGGGTGGCCGGCAAACGGAAGCAGAGATGTCAGAGAGTGAGAGGGGAGGAAACACACCTAGAGACAGTCTGTTCGACAGCGAGCGCTGCTCCAGCTCACAGTCCCTCAGGAACGACGAGGACAAATCTGGGGACGAGGCCAGGTCAAGTGAGGGTCAACCCAGCACTCCTAGAAAGCTAAGCTATATTTCTGCGTTCAGACCAGTGGTTAAAGACGCAGAGAGTATAGCCAAGCTTTACGGGAACAGGGACGCGTACAGTGGAGCACATCCTGGTCATTTGTCGCCTGACTTTGTGAGCGAGACCTCCAGCTACAGATCGGCCTCTCCGTGCGCGGACAGCGGGGAAGAACCAGATGTGGACGTGGAGACTCACAGAATTCCCGATGATGAGGAATCTATACAACTTTCCGTAGATGATCGGCAAAGTCCAGTGAGGGAAGACACACCAACGCCTCAGCCGGACGATGGCCACCAGACGGTCACTTTCAGTGACTCGGGCTCCCCTGATCACAAGCAGAACAAGCAGGTGGCGAAGAAAAGTGATGCCATTGCTTACGAT GTGTACTCGCATGAAAAGGATGGAGCCTCTCTTCAGAACACCCTGTCCTGTTCGGCCTCCAAACTTTCTCGCTGCGCGCAAGATACAAATG AGGAGCTCCAAAAGCAGCTATTGGAGCAAGTGGAGCTGAGAAAAAAACTGGAAAGGGAATTTCAAAGTTTGAAAG GATCAAATGAAGAGGGAACTGTCTTATCGAGAGGAGATGGTCCAGCAGCTGCAGATTGTGCGAG acacATTGTGCAACGAGTTGGATCAGGAGAGAAAGGCTCGTTATGCAATTCAGCAGAAGCTTAA
- the skor1a gene encoding SKI family transcriptional corepressor 1a isoform X6 gives MESIPSQLSTGRDTCSSPSSKQELQPYSGSSSMKPNQVSETALYGVPIVSLVIDGQERLCLAQISNTLLKNYSYNEIHNRRVALGITCVQCTPVQLEILRRAGAMPISSRRCGMITKREAERLCKSFLGAHNPPKLPENFAFDVSHECAWGCRGNFIPARYNSSRAKCIKCTYCNMYFSPNKFIFHSHRTPESKYTQPDAANFNSWRRHLKLTDKSLADDLCHAWEDVKAMFNGGSRKRAMPGSGSEMSSHLKPQSSGNITQTTSSDIPHKTLRCDDDRGNLSLSNSVRNYPVIPVPSKSFGMLQKIPPPIFPHPYSFPAFGLCQKKDDGVGEQNKTNVPSVFWPGAKDGIYPSFPMFWPTAGSLPLSSYQPKPHADLLGGRQTEAEMSESERGGNTPRDSLFDSERCSSSQSLRNDEDKSGDEARSSEGQPSTPRKLSYISAFRPVVKDAESIAKLYGNRDAYSGAHPGHLSPDFVSETSSYRSASPCADSGEEPDVDVETHRIPDDEESIQLSVDDRQSPVREDTPTPQPDDGHQTVTFSDSGSPDHKQNKQVAKKSDAIAYDVYSHEKDGASLQNTLSCSASKLSRCAQDTNDSHISNSTDDECESQKSCSDQIRVSRENSIDAALRSTDNRFNFEKDIENMAKEELQKQLLEQVELRKKLEREFQSLKGSNEEGTVLSRGDGPAAADCARHIVQRVGSGEKGSLCNSAEA, from the exons ATGGAGTCGATACCCAGTCAGCTTTCTACGGGACGAGATACTTGCTCTTCTCCCAGCTCGAAGCAAGAACTCCAGCCTTATTCTGGCAGCAGCTCGATGAAGCCAAATCAAGTGAGTGAGACTGCGCTGTACGGAGTGCCCATCGTCTCTTTGGTAATCGACGGCCAGGAGAGACTGTGTTTGGCGCAGATTTCCAACACTTTACTGAAGAACTACAGTTACAACGAAATTCACAACCGACGCGTGGCGCTTGGAATTACGTGTGTGCAGTGCACGCCGGTGCAGTTGGAGATCCTGAGGCGCGCGGGGGCTATGCCCATCTCCTCGCGCCGCTGTGGCATGATCACCAAACGCGAGGCCGAGCGCCTCTGCAAATCCTTTCTCGGGGCTCACAATCCTCCCAAATTACCCGAGAATTTTGCTTTCGATGTTTCACACGAGTGCGCCTGGGGATGTCGGGGAAACTTCATACCCGCCAGGTACAATAGCTCCAGGGCGAAATGCATCAAGTGCACCTATTGCAATATGTACTTTTCACCAAACAAATTTATATTTCATTCGCACCGCACACCTGAATCGAAATACACGCAGCCGGACGCGGCTAATTTTAATTCATGGAGGCGCCATCTGAAACTCACCGACAAAAGTTTGGCTGATGATCTTTGTCACGCGTGGGAGGACGTCAAGGCCATGTTTAACGGCGGGAGCAGAAAACGCGCAATGCCGGGTAGTGGATCCGAAATGTCCTCCCATCTCAAACCGCAGTCCTCCGGCAACATCACGCAAACTACTTCCTCCGATATCCCTCACAAAACTTTGCGCTGCGACGACGACCGCGGTAACCTCAGTTTAAGCAACAGCGTGCGCAACTATCCGGTCATCCCTGTGCCTAGTAAGAGTTTCGGCATGCTCCAGAAGATCCCGCCACCCATCTTCCCGCATCCGTATAGTTTCCCAGCATTTGGACTGTGTCAAAAGAAGGACGATGGAGTTGGTGAGCAGAATAAGACCAATGTGCCCAGCGTGTTTTGGCCCGGTGCGAAGGACGGTATCTATCCTTCCTTTCCTATGTTTTGGCCCACCGCGGGCAGCCTGCCGCTCTCATCCTACCAACCAAAGCCACACGCGGACTTACTGGGTGGCCGGCAAACGGAAGCAGAGATGTCAGAGAGTGAGAGGGGAGGAAACACACCTAGAGACAGTCTGTTCGACAGCGAGCGCTGCTCCAGCTCACAGTCCCTCAGGAACGACGAGGACAAATCTGGGGACGAGGCCAGGTCAAGTGAGGGTCAACCCAGCACTCCTAGAAAGCTAAGCTATATTTCTGCGTTCAGACCAGTGGTTAAAGACGCAGAGAGTATAGCCAAGCTTTACGGGAACAGGGACGCGTACAGTGGAGCACATCCTGGTCATTTGTCGCCTGACTTTGTGAGCGAGACCTCCAGCTACAGATCGGCCTCTCCGTGCGCGGACAGCGGGGAAGAACCAGATGTGGACGTGGAGACTCACAGAATTCCCGATGATGAGGAATCTATACAACTTTCCGTAGATGATCGGCAAAGTCCAGTGAGGGAAGACACACCAACGCCTCAGCCGGACGATGGCCACCAGACGGTCACTTTCAGTGACTCGGGCTCCCCTGATCACAAGCAGAACAAGCAGGTGGCGAAGAAAAGTGATGCCATTGCTTACGAT GTGTACTCGCATGAAAAGGATGGAGCCTCTCTTCAGAACACCCTGTCCTGTTCGGCCTCCAAACTTTCTCGCTGCGCGCAAGATACAAATG ATTCACACATTTCAAACAGTACTGACGACGAATGCGAATCTCAAAAATCCTGCTCGGACCAAATTAGAGTAAGCAGAGAGAATTCAA TTGACGCAGCATTGAGAAGTACTGATAACAGATTTAATTTCGAGAAAGACATCGAGAATATGGCAAAAG AGGAGCTCCAAAAGCAGCTATTGGAGCAAGTGGAGCTGAGAAAAAAACTGGAAAGGGAATTTCAAAGTTTGAAAG GATCAAATGAAGAGGGAACTGTCTTATCGAGAGGAGATGGTCCAGCAGCTGCAGATTGTGCGAG acacATTGTGCAACGAGTTGGATCAGGAGAGAAAGGCTCGTTATGCAATTCAGCAGAAGCTTAA
- the skor1a gene encoding SKI family transcriptional corepressor 1a isoform X12 — translation MESIPSQLSTGRDTCSSPSSKQELQPYSGSSSMKPNQVSETALYGVPIVSLVIDGQERLCLAQISNTLLKNYSYNEIHNRRVALGITCVQCTPVQLEILRRAGAMPISSRRCGMITKREAERLCKSFLGAHNPPKLPENFAFDVSHECAWGCRGNFIPARYNSSRAKCIKCTYCNMYFSPNKFIFHSHRTPESKYTQPDAANFNSWRRHLKLTDKSLADDLCHAWEDVKAMFNGGSRKRAMPGSGSEMSSHLKPQSSGNITQTTSSDIPHKTLRCDDDRGNLSLSNSVRNYPVIPVPSKSFGMLQKIPPPIFPHPYSFPAFGLCQKKDDGVGEQNKTNVPSVFWPGAKDGIYPSFPMFWPTAGSLPLSSYQPKPHADLLGGRQTEAEMSESERGGNTPRDSLFDSERCSSSQSLRNDEDKSGDEARSSEGQPSTPRKLSYISAFRPVVKDAESIAKLYGNRDAYSGAHPGHLSPDFVSETSSYRSASPCADSGEEPDVDVETHRIPDDEESIQLSVDDRQSPVREDTPTPQPDDGHQTVTFSDSGSPDHKQNKQVAKKSDAIAYDVYSHEKDGASLQNTLSCSASKLSRCAQDTNEELQKQLLEQVELRKKLEREFQSLKGSNEEGTVLSRGDGPAAADCASSRRSSPFLLQNAHSTPLHRDLHL, via the exons ATGGAGTCGATACCCAGTCAGCTTTCTACGGGACGAGATACTTGCTCTTCTCCCAGCTCGAAGCAAGAACTCCAGCCTTATTCTGGCAGCAGCTCGATGAAGCCAAATCAAGTGAGTGAGACTGCGCTGTACGGAGTGCCCATCGTCTCTTTGGTAATCGACGGCCAGGAGAGACTGTGTTTGGCGCAGATTTCCAACACTTTACTGAAGAACTACAGTTACAACGAAATTCACAACCGACGCGTGGCGCTTGGAATTACGTGTGTGCAGTGCACGCCGGTGCAGTTGGAGATCCTGAGGCGCGCGGGGGCTATGCCCATCTCCTCGCGCCGCTGTGGCATGATCACCAAACGCGAGGCCGAGCGCCTCTGCAAATCCTTTCTCGGGGCTCACAATCCTCCCAAATTACCCGAGAATTTTGCTTTCGATGTTTCACACGAGTGCGCCTGGGGATGTCGGGGAAACTTCATACCCGCCAGGTACAATAGCTCCAGGGCGAAATGCATCAAGTGCACCTATTGCAATATGTACTTTTCACCAAACAAATTTATATTTCATTCGCACCGCACACCTGAATCGAAATACACGCAGCCGGACGCGGCTAATTTTAATTCATGGAGGCGCCATCTGAAACTCACCGACAAAAGTTTGGCTGATGATCTTTGTCACGCGTGGGAGGACGTCAAGGCCATGTTTAACGGCGGGAGCAGAAAACGCGCAATGCCGGGTAGTGGATCCGAAATGTCCTCCCATCTCAAACCGCAGTCCTCCGGCAACATCACGCAAACTACTTCCTCCGATATCCCTCACAAAACTTTGCGCTGCGACGACGACCGCGGTAACCTCAGTTTAAGCAACAGCGTGCGCAACTATCCGGTCATCCCTGTGCCTAGTAAGAGTTTCGGCATGCTCCAGAAGATCCCGCCACCCATCTTCCCGCATCCGTATAGTTTCCCAGCATTTGGACTGTGTCAAAAGAAGGACGATGGAGTTGGTGAGCAGAATAAGACCAATGTGCCCAGCGTGTTTTGGCCCGGTGCGAAGGACGGTATCTATCCTTCCTTTCCTATGTTTTGGCCCACCGCGGGCAGCCTGCCGCTCTCATCCTACCAACCAAAGCCACACGCGGACTTACTGGGTGGCCGGCAAACGGAAGCAGAGATGTCAGAGAGTGAGAGGGGAGGAAACACACCTAGAGACAGTCTGTTCGACAGCGAGCGCTGCTCCAGCTCACAGTCCCTCAGGAACGACGAGGACAAATCTGGGGACGAGGCCAGGTCAAGTGAGGGTCAACCCAGCACTCCTAGAAAGCTAAGCTATATTTCTGCGTTCAGACCAGTGGTTAAAGACGCAGAGAGTATAGCCAAGCTTTACGGGAACAGGGACGCGTACAGTGGAGCACATCCTGGTCATTTGTCGCCTGACTTTGTGAGCGAGACCTCCAGCTACAGATCGGCCTCTCCGTGCGCGGACAGCGGGGAAGAACCAGATGTGGACGTGGAGACTCACAGAATTCCCGATGATGAGGAATCTATACAACTTTCCGTAGATGATCGGCAAAGTCCAGTGAGGGAAGACACACCAACGCCTCAGCCGGACGATGGCCACCAGACGGTCACTTTCAGTGACTCGGGCTCCCCTGATCACAAGCAGAACAAGCAGGTGGCGAAGAAAAGTGATGCCATTGCTTACGAT GTGTACTCGCATGAAAAGGATGGAGCCTCTCTTCAGAACACCCTGTCCTGTTCGGCCTCCAAACTTTCTCGCTGCGCGCAAGATACAAATG AGGAGCTCCAAAAGCAGCTATTGGAGCAAGTGGAGCTGAGAAAAAAACTGGAAAGGGAATTTCAAAGTTTGAAAG GATCAAATGAAGAGGGAACTGTCTTATCGAGAGGAGATGGTCCAGCAGCTGCAGATTGTGCGAG CTCACGACGCTCTTCACCATTTCTCCTGCAAAATGCTCACTCCACGCCACTGCACAGGGACCTGCACCTTTAA